The Danio rerio strain Tuebingen ecotype United States chromosome 1, GRCz12tu, whole genome shotgun sequence genome includes a region encoding these proteins:
- the LOC141385753 gene encoding uncharacterized protein isoform X1, whose product MSLPSLSLCAGEASMEALELELEEVESQIRALLVRRSQLREQLLVVPNAKAASSKVRGNYNHIIPSTSTPRPSLSRPSASGARLSQASFTPTPGYHGAWVQPRKVLPRSRGRTSPPVFEISTENCFSPLRESGPDVAIIGDSIVRHVRAAASKGNKVCTFCFPGARVRNISTQIPTILGAAESPGAVVLHVGTNDTGLRQSEILKKDFRSLIETVRHTSPATQIIVSGPLPTYRRGNEGFSRLLALNEWLITWCKEQKLLFANNWNLFWERPRLFRPDGLHPSRAGAELLSDNISRLLLTI is encoded by the coding sequence atgtcgcttccgtctctgtccttgtgtgcaggagaagcatcgatggaggcgttggagctggagctggaagaagtggagtcccagatccggGCGCTTCTGGTGAGACGGTCGCAGCTACGGGAACAACTGCTTGTTgtacctaatgctaaggccgCCTCAtctaaggtacgtggaaattacaaccacatcattccctctacctcaaccccgcgtccttctctgtccaggcccagcgcatccggggcgcggctcagccaggcgtcgttcacgccgacacccggctaccacggcgcctgggtgcagccgcgcaaggtgcttcccagatcccggggcagaacgtctcctcccgtgttcgagatctccacggagaactgcttctcccctctccgcgagtcgggtcccgatgtggccatcatcggtgactcgatcgttcgtcacgtccgtgccgccgcctcaaaaggtaataaagtatgtactttctgctttcctggtgcccgtgtgagaaatatttctacacagattccaaccatcctgggcgctgccgagagccctggtgccgttgtcctccacgtggggacaaacgacactGGGCTCCGGCAGTctgagatcctgaagaaggacttcaggagcctgatcgagacggttcgacacacctcgcccgccacgcagatcatcgtttctgggccgcttcctacctaccgcaGAGGAAATGAagggttcagtagacttttagctctgaatgaatggctaataacatggtgtaaagaacagaaattgctctttgctaataactggaatcttttctgggagcgtcctaggctcttccgtcctgacggcctgcaccccagtcgagccggagctgaactcctgtcggacaacatctccagattacttctcaccatctga
- the LOC141385753 gene encoding uncharacterized protein isoform X2 — MEALELELEEVESQIRALLVRRSQLREQLLVVPNAKAASSKVRGNYNHIIPSTSTPRPSLSRPSASGARLSQASFTPTPGYHGAWVQPRKVLPRSRGRTSPPVFEISTENCFSPLRESGPDVAIIGDSIVRHVRAAASKGNKVCTFCFPGARVRNISTQIPTILGAAESPGAVVLHVGTNDTGLRQSEILKKDFRSLIETVRHTSPATQIIVSGPLPTYRRGNEGFSRLLALNEWLITWCKEQKLLFANNWNLFWERPRLFRPDGLHPSRAGAELLSDNISRLLLTI, encoded by the coding sequence atggaggcgttggagctggagctggaagaagtggagtcccagatccggGCGCTTCTGGTGAGACGGTCGCAGCTACGGGAACAACTGCTTGTTgtacctaatgctaaggccgCCTCAtctaaggtacgtggaaattacaaccacatcattccctctacctcaaccccgcgtccttctctgtccaggcccagcgcatccggggcgcggctcagccaggcgtcgttcacgccgacacccggctaccacggcgcctgggtgcagccgcgcaaggtgcttcccagatcccggggcagaacgtctcctcccgtgttcgagatctccacggagaactgcttctcccctctccgcgagtcgggtcccgatgtggccatcatcggtgactcgatcgttcgtcacgtccgtgccgccgcctcaaaaggtaataaagtatgtactttctgctttcctggtgcccgtgtgagaaatatttctacacagattccaaccatcctgggcgctgccgagagccctggtgccgttgtcctccacgtggggacaaacgacactGGGCTCCGGCAGTctgagatcctgaagaaggacttcaggagcctgatcgagacggttcgacacacctcgcccgccacgcagatcatcgtttctgggccgcttcctacctaccgcaGAGGAAATGAagggttcagtagacttttagctctgaatgaatggctaataacatggtgtaaagaacagaaattgctctttgctaataactggaatcttttctgggagcgtcctaggctcttccgtcctgacggcctgcaccccagtcgagccggagctgaactcctgtcggacaacatctccagattacttctcaccatctga